A genomic segment from Nicotiana tabacum cultivar K326 chromosome 7, ASM71507v2, whole genome shotgun sequence encodes:
- the LOC107829597 gene encoding uncharacterized protein LOC107829597 → MESSAILREWFDRVDSEKIGSITAIQLKSAFAIGNLEFPISVVQQMIRMYDFDKNGTMSFEEFVELNKFLLKVQHVFSDLERGRGFLVPDDVYEALIKIGFHLDSPALYTVCESFDRNKNGKFRLDDFISLCIFVQSARNLFDSFDTGKQGRVTLDINQFIYCTANCRI, encoded by the exons ATGGAAAGCTCGGCGATTCTGAGAGAGTGGTTCGATCGGGTCGACTCGGAGAAAATCGGCAGTATCACTGCTATTCAACTCAAG AGTGCTTTTGCAATTGGAAATTTAGAATTTCCTATCTCTGTTGTCCAGCAAATGATCAG GATGTATGATTTTGACAAGAATGGAACTATGAGTTTTGAAG AGTTTGTTGAACTTAACAAGTTTCTGCTGAAG GTGCAACATGTGTTCTCAGACTTGGAGAG GGGTCGTGGATTCCTTGTCCCAGATGATGTTTACGAG GCGTTGATAAAAATAGGATTCCACCTCGACTCTCCTGCATTATACACTGTGTGCGAG AGTTTTGATAGGAACAAGAATGGAAAATTCAGGCTTGATGACTTCATATCTCTTTGTATCTTTGTACAGTCTGCACG GAACCTTTTTGATTCATTTGATACAGGCAAGCAAGGCCGAGTGACTCTTGATATCAACCAATTTATCTACTGCA CTGCTAATTGTAGAATCTAA
- the LOC107829605 gene encoding uncharacterized protein LOC107829605 isoform X1, which yields MGQQTVDSKTSDHGKANTKSGVPKHDKPLSVPEAVMGTAVQDSQSENVVAASKSIESPLFPEANNMVNNVSNITGSKRPTPECLVNPLNRCSTNNSGSGHLVYVRRRPDGELSKTAASNNQSGVTDYSQLKKLSQHDEKAQTEIQIKEARYYVPEVSSMSRTPSRGSLSMKPSVPPSTGESNNNLASVNVSNYQVTSTSLLLDNPKKVNFKHWEERYFQLQNLLHKLEQSKQEDYIQTVLRSLSSVDLSKHAVELEKRSIRLALEEAKEVQRVRVSDVLGKYPMNPNSSVA from the exons ATGGGTCAACAAACAGTAGATTCAAAAACAAGTGACCACGGGAAGGCTAATACTAAATCTGGTGTACCCAAGCATGATAAACCGCTATCAGTGCCAGAAGCTGTAATGGGTACTGCAGTACAAGATTCGCAGAGCGAGAATGTGGTTGCAGCCTCCAAATCAATTGAAAGCCCACTATTTCCTGAAGCGAACAATATGGTCAATAATGTTTCTAATATAACTGGCTCCAAAAGACCTACTCCTGAATGCCTAGTGAACCCACTCAACCGATGCTCAACAAACAATTCTGGTAGCGGGCATCTTGTCTATGTTCGTAGAAGACCTGACGGAGAGTTAAGCAAGACTGCTGCTAGTAACAACCAAAGTGGTGTTACTGATTATTCACAACTGAAAAAGCTTAGTCAACATGATGAGAAAGCTCAGACCGAAATCCAGATAAAAGAAGCTAGATATTACGTTCCAGAAGTTTCATCAATGTCAAGGACTCCTTCGAGGGGCTCCTTGTCCATGAAACCTTCAGTTCCTCCGTCTACAGGAGAGTCCAACAACAATTTAGCTTCAGTTAATGTTAGCAACTATCAAGTAACTTCTACCAGCCTATTGTTGGATAATCCCAAGAAGGTTAATTTTAAGCATTGGGAAGAGCGGTATTTCCAATTGCAGAACTTATTGCACAAACTGGAGCAATCAAAGCAAGAGGATTATATCCAGA CAGTGCTTCGTTCTCTGTCCTCTGTTGACCTAAGCAAACATGCTGTTGAACTGGAGAAGAGGTCCATCCGGCTTGCATTGGAGGAAG CGAAAGAGGTGCAACGAGTAAGAGTCTCGGATGTTTTGGGGAAATATCCAATGAACCCCAATAGCTCTGTAGCTTGA
- the LOC107829605 gene encoding uncharacterized protein LOC107829605 isoform X2, with amino-acid sequence MGQQTVDSKTSDHGKANTKSGVPKHDKPLSVPEAVMGTAVQDSQSENVVAASKSIESPLFPEANNMVNNVSNITGSKRPTPECLVNPLNRCSTNNSGSGHLVYVRRRPDGELSKTAASNNQSGVTDYSQLKKLSQHDEKAQTEIQIKEARYYVPEVSSMSRTPSRGSLSMKPSVPPSTGESNNNLASVNVSNYQVTSTSLLLDNPKKVNFKHWEERYFQLQNLLHKLEQSKQEDYIQMLRSLSSVDLSKHAVELEKRSIRLALEEAKEVQRVRVSDVLGKYPMNPNSSVA; translated from the exons ATGGGTCAACAAACAGTAGATTCAAAAACAAGTGACCACGGGAAGGCTAATACTAAATCTGGTGTACCCAAGCATGATAAACCGCTATCAGTGCCAGAAGCTGTAATGGGTACTGCAGTACAAGATTCGCAGAGCGAGAATGTGGTTGCAGCCTCCAAATCAATTGAAAGCCCACTATTTCCTGAAGCGAACAATATGGTCAATAATGTTTCTAATATAACTGGCTCCAAAAGACCTACTCCTGAATGCCTAGTGAACCCACTCAACCGATGCTCAACAAACAATTCTGGTAGCGGGCATCTTGTCTATGTTCGTAGAAGACCTGACGGAGAGTTAAGCAAGACTGCTGCTAGTAACAACCAAAGTGGTGTTACTGATTATTCACAACTGAAAAAGCTTAGTCAACATGATGAGAAAGCTCAGACCGAAATCCAGATAAAAGAAGCTAGATATTACGTTCCAGAAGTTTCATCAATGTCAAGGACTCCTTCGAGGGGCTCCTTGTCCATGAAACCTTCAGTTCCTCCGTCTACAGGAGAGTCCAACAACAATTTAGCTTCAGTTAATGTTAGCAACTATCAAGTAACTTCTACCAGCCTATTGTTGGATAATCCCAAGAAGGTTAATTTTAAGCATTGGGAAGAGCGGTATTTCCAATTGCAGAACTTATTGCACAAACTGGAGCAATCAAAGCAAGAGGATTATATCCAGA TGCTTCGTTCTCTGTCCTCTGTTGACCTAAGCAAACATGCTGTTGAACTGGAGAAGAGGTCCATCCGGCTTGCATTGGAGGAAG CGAAAGAGGTGCAACGAGTAAGAGTCTCGGATGTTTTGGGGAAATATCCAATGAACCCCAATAGCTCTGTAGCTTGA